In Cryptomeria japonica chromosome 1, Sugi_1.0, whole genome shotgun sequence, the sequence CTATAGGtctgtttctgatgcattgaatcttgaacttgaatttaaaaggtttcatttgaagtcctttgtaaaaagggataactttgatagcaAGGGTTTCATCACTTAGTATGTACAGAAAGTGGTACCTGATCAGCATGTTcctcagttggaagattattgggagggttgtaggatgaatttgaagtacggaGACGGAGTTGGTCTAGACTAACTTTGaggcaaattcatgacatgaaattgcccatGGATACCTCAAGTGTCAACACCGATCATGAAGACATACTTGACTCAAAGTTTATGAAATGggtccatgatgaacctcttccGGAAGTAGATTGGAGCAAGAAGATGGCAAATAGTATTCAGACTCGCACTTTCAGTGTAACCCACAAGACAGAGAATTGGCTTAAGAATTGTCAATTTCATTCGACACAagcaaccagttcaagaagcaaaagtgggaagaggagtaCTGCAAGTAAAACTTTTGTTGTGACTAACATTCCTATTTCTGATGTAGGAGAAGCAcaggcaaggattaaagaagagaaacttgacctcAGGATTGAGCTTTCTATTGCTGGGTGAGTTACCAGATCGAGATCCAAGAAGGGTTTCAAGCCGCCAATTTCtcacctcattctggatttggacCCAGAGGAAACACCGAGAAAGATGGCATCCCCTATTTCTAAAGCAaacaaggtttcaattgacatagatGCTATCTTTCAGGACTCGGGAGCACTCAAAATCCAGTCCCATATAGACCATGCCACGCTGCCACCTTCAGTAGGGTGTCCACTCATGCCTTCAAAAGAACTGaccctagcaccaaaatggctaactgattcaatcaccaggaaaaggaatgtagttccgatttcagtatcaatggaggacaTTGTGAGCAAATGTTTGGGAAGGTCTACAAAACCTAAAAAGTAAAAAACagaggcaatgattgactttgatgaaaacacGAAGCATTGGACCACAAACATTGCTAGACCTGAGCCTAACAAAGATGTTGCTATGGCTTCAAGAGCAGACTATGCTTTTGAACGAATAGATTTGGGCATCGGAACCAGAGCCGTGGATGTGAAGCACTTGGAGACTTCCACCAAGCAAATTATCTCCCGTACCTGGAAGGATGAgagggacaaggctgagttgaaacaaagtttgATGCAAATGGCCCAGTATATCCATGCTTTGCATAACAACCCCTTGCCATTGTCCCAACATTTAGGTCCATTTAGTCCAAAatcacctagcaatcaaaaattcttggatgaagttTAGCGAAACAAGATGATTGTTGAGGTTTTCTCAGagtggctcacctcgatcatgcaccAGGCAACTAATTACATAACGGATTTGGTCCAGATTTTCaaggatgccaatgaggtcaccaaagcctTGGATTCCGACTTGGTCTCGTtgcagaaggagaaatctaagtgaGTAGTGATTTCGAAGCAGATGCCGGATATTCAACGTTATGGtctaatgaactttcttgctgaAAACCAAGTATCAGGACTAaatgaagatataatgttcatttacaaggagagtattgagtggcgcAACCAAATAATTGAGCAAGGTTATAACAAGTCAATCAGTCTATGTGGTGAGTTAACAACCTTGAGggcgaccatgcagaaggacttacatTGCGTGGATGTTCAATTACTCAAAGAGGACAGTGAAACTCTGGAAGACACTacagagatgattaaccagtttggCAGCCACATCAGAtagatcaagatggagaaatccttgtccATGGAAGACTTTATGAAGATCTCtaaagtggaatcgatgctcactATTTGCCTTGATCATCTCGATTCACAtagagataaagtgcaaatggtaaagaggaaaaaGGAGCTCTGGAATCAAAGcgttattcatatcagtttgccacaCGTAACTATAATCtaggagttttcaaaagtgcatcgagagtggagcacgaccaaggtggtgatggtgtctgtccaaGACACCAACCCGAGTGATCACATCAAAACTGAGCAAACTGCATGACTAGCActactggcagttgtttgccaatgtgtctagttattttctttaaattttggttatacagttagggttgcTTTCTATTAACTCTGACGAGTTAATTTTACTTGGGTGAAAAagaactattgggtctggtgacctataaatatcttatgtaatgactttgaaagggttcactaagtttttggaaAAGACTATCTTTCAGATTAGCTAAAAATATTtttgtgtatgtagaaagtggatgaCCATCGGTGAATGCAAAGCTTATTAACAGCTATTTttgatttcaaatctgtgtgtttgattttgaagtttgatttctgtGTAAATCTATTTCAAAGAAGGTGCTGTCATGCTTACTATGTGTGCAAAAAAATATTGGCTAAATTCATCTCAATaagctttttcattttgttttagtgtttgtATAAAGTCTATCGGCTTTATATAAaaagttatatatggatcagtgtttgcattcattttgtattgactggtgtatgcaattgcctttaagttCTTTCTGGTGAAAAACAttctattgattgtatgtaatttggagctgaatgaatatttgctagagggagctataccttaattcagaggttaatcaattaaatgattttccaactgtttcgGTAGAAAGTTTGTCTGTTTTATTATGATTTGCAGTGCTTAAAGATTAAACAAGtatgaaaggaaaaatctatttaccagcagatttttggcaactctgctggggatcgAAGAGAATAACTGATTATAAAACCAGATCGTCATTATAAGTGTACTCTATTTTCCATAAATGGTATTTCCCCTAGAAGGGTTTTTGCCTTTCTTGCAACTAAATCTAAACtgggtacaagaggaacaaagtaacATTACCTCAGAGCTGGATACTCTAGCCTGGAGGCATAGAAGAAGTCGAGCGGAATATGATAGAATTAGTGCTCTTCTTAGCGAGATAGAAAGACAATCGAATCAACCTGTGTTAGTCATTGAATAGATAGTAGTCCCTAGGGTTTTCTTTATCCATGTCCCTGATAATCAATTCCAGATTCCCAGACGTTTGTTGCCCTGATTGTTCCACACTGGACTCTAGACCGTATACTAGATCCCAGAGGAGAGTGGGGGTTTCTGATCCTATTTTTGAAGAATTACAGAATCTAAATTTCCAATCCACCTTTTCGCCCCAACGAAGGGCAAGGAGTAGACCTCCATCTCCTTTGTCGTCATCACCTGCATCCCCAATTTGTCAAGCATTGGTCCTGCACAGTGTTGCCATACCCATTTCATTCAACCCTACTCCCCTTAATATTTTACTTCCAATGGTGGCCAATAACCCTTGGGGGGCAGTTGTAGGCCCATTGAACCTAGGCTTGAACCTTAACCCCTTGCCAAAGGTTGCCAGGGATCATTTGCCTAAATTTAGTGGGGATGGGACGGTCACTGtagatgagcatttgaatgctttcAGTGTAGCTTGTGGAGTAATagcggttcaacatgaagatgtggttgTCAGGTTATTTATCCAGACATTGGTAGGGGTAGCggctgattggttttatcatttgccaaataGTGTGATAATGACCTGGCAGGATTTCAAGACAAGGTTTGAAGCTAGATTCAAGGTAGTTGAAGATGAAAACTCCCTTCTAGCTCAGTTATCTTAGTTGAAAAAGGAACTACTTGAATCCATGAGGGACTTCATAGCAAGATTTGATAAGATTCTTCACAAGATTCcggttaaccaaaaaccttcagacgataatcttaaatatttttttattaattcaatGCCCTcggaaataagtttcttgattcgtAGGCAAAGGGTTGCTGATTTGAATGCCGCTAAAACTCTCTcagttgaattagaggatgatttgatcactgtGGGCAAATGGAAATGAGAGGTACAAACATCCAATGCACAACCCACTACTTCCTCAGATCTTGTTATTCaatggttaatgaatgatgtaattgccctaaagaggcagactcctaaagcaagtacttcctattcccaaccatatcaagatgttcctaggagatatcctaatcaatagggaggaggtggaggaagacaattacaattgcCCCCTGTTcaacaaagacttgctattgaagcaccaccACTTAAGACaaattcttgtgtgtttcatttaactgatgaacatgatggatcTTTGTGCCcaaagatggttcatttttctcaaatggtcagtaaaggagaaacaatcttagaagtgAATGAAGTAGGTTCCCAAGGTATGCCTGGtgactctgaaattcattatatggaatatatCTCTGACTCAgagaggggaggaaacatgttggtatctttggaagattcctcatacacaattcttacaagaactcaacaaaATTTAAAATCTCAAGATGCTACAACACCCGTACACAGTTCTGAGAAAGGAAAACAAATCTTAGCCCGTCATGGAGGTATGTCAAAAGTGGTTCCAGGTGTTTCTCCTTCAAGTTCTGATTCTTTTACTAACCTttttgatatcattgagttttgCAAAACATCTTGTATTCATATTTCTCCGGCTGAGTATTTGAAGTTAAACCCGAGAGAACTAGATAGATTGGTTGAATTTGTTAAAGGGGATGATGCTtatgccttagcaagtgaaacctAGACACCCATGAGTACTGATTCACCAGCACATGCTAATGTAAGTCTTTCCCAAGTAACTCCTGAGAGCTCATGAAGGTCTGTACCTTTGCAAGATGATTTCTTTGAACCTAACCTTGAAAATAAACcaaaacctttctatgtgtccttatatattaacgggcataagttgagtaattgcataattgactcgGGAGCATCCAATAATATCATGCTTTCAGTTATAGaaaaagctttaggtttaaccctaacaaagacctttggcaaatgttactccatggactccagGCAGGTTCCTTTATCAAGGCAAATTAAAGATGCTCAGGTTGCCTTGGTAGCACATCCtgccaagagaatcaagttgacaatcctAGTGGCTGACATTCCTGCTAGCTATGGTATGTTGTTGAGTCACACTTTTTGTAAGGACATGGGAGGGgaaattaagatggactggtcTCAGGTGGTGATCACAGTTGGAAAACAGAGAGTCCTTTTGCACCCTGAAATGAAGGCTAAGTACATAGTCTTTCCTTCTGATGATccaaaagctcaaattttgtatcaagattatGGCTTTGGTAATTACATGATAACAACTGACCCTCAGGATGAGAGTATGTTACTGGATGCAAGGAAGTCAAATGAActttggtctatggaatttgatgggagttgctCAGCTTCTGGGTCAGGGGCTGGGGTTGTTTTGATACCTCCCCATGGAAAGGTCATTCCTTATTCCTTCAAGTTCGAATTCTAGAACACAAATAATACGGTCGAATATGAGGCCTTGCTATTAGGTCTGGTTGAAGCAAGGAGGTtgcagatcaaaatgttgaaggtAAGAGGTGACGCAAAACTTATTGTTAAGCAAGTAAAGGGCTTATTTGCGGTAAAAAATGAGAGATTAAGACACTATAGGAATCgtgtttgggatgagattgaagcTTTCAATGCTTTTTCAATTGAAGCTATTCCTAGGGAATTTAATTCGAAGGTAGATTCTTTGGTGGTATCTGCAGCCTTGCTGGTTCCACACCCAGATTTCACAACCGACACTTATAGGGTTGAACTAGTTTATAGACCTAGTGTGCTAGATAACTCTGAATCCtggcaggtgtttgaaaatgataaacagattCAGAACTTTCTGCATTCTGCTGAtatttttacatccttgttttatgaagggTCGGAGGTGaattgtaaagagttttctcctgaTACGCAAGAGGAAGTACATGATGGGATGATGCaattaaaaggaaataaaattccaaAGGGTTTAGTATCTCTTGAACATCTTTTTGATAGGAAAGATGGATATGTTAAATGAAGAGATAAGGAAGCTCCTGCGATTCAGAGCTCTGGGGAGTATGAACAAATTAACATTGGTATcaatgaggatcctaaatttgttaatttgggataATGTTGCTCTAAAGTGGAAAGAAAGAAGTTTATTGATTTTCTAGTTGAGTTTAgagatgtttttgcatggagttatgatgatttgaagaactttagggatggtaagtttcaacatcaaattcctttgaaactAGGAGTTAATCCTTTCTAATAGAAGTTAAGAAACTTTAATCCAAAGGTAGCAGAGGAgatttttcatgaggttgacaaaaTGTTGAAGGCCCAAATTATTTATCCTTTACACCATTCTACCTAGATTATGAACATAGTTCCTGTTTGGAAGAAGAACGGCGAGATAcgaatctgtgttgattttagaaacttaaaccaagcaagtctgaaagataattatcccctgcccacaatggatcatattttacaaactatttCTAGGTCggagatgatgtctatgttggatggtttctctgggtataatcagattagtgtcacagagcaggatcaacacaagacaacctttataactcccTGGGGCACCTTTGCTTATAAcaggatgccttttggtttgattaacgcaggagcaacttttcaaagagcaatggatcTTTCCTTTGGACACTTGAGAGATAAGATTATTGCGGTGTATTTAGATGATTAAATTGTATTCTCCAGAAAAGGAAAGCATCATGTGCGGGACTTGAGAAAAGTTCTAATGAGATGTAGAGAGCATGGGGTATCCCTAAACCCCAAAAAgtttgtctttggtgtcacagaagGAAAACTTCTAGGACACATTGCTCCACAAGAAGGAGTAAAAGTTGATCCACAGAGAGTAAAGGCAATACAACAACTTAGTCTcccctcaaatagaaatggagtgaagtctttctttggacaggtgaacttcttAAGATGTTTTATTCCTGATTTTGTTGAAACTACCAAGTACATTGTGATTATGATGAGTGAGAAGGAAGCTTTTAAGTGGAATGAAGCTGGTAGAAAAGCTTTCAAAGAGATTAAGAAGGAGATTGCACATGCACCTACCTTGGTAAATCCGGACTTTAATAAagactttattatttattgctaTGCATCAGAACATACTATGTCTGGGATCTTGGTACAAAaaggtgaagataatgaggaagtgCTGATTTTTTTTATGAGTATCCCCCTGAAGAAACATGAGTTGAAGTACTCACAGATAGAGAAGCGAGCTTATGCGGTGGTAAAAGCCATGAAGCAGTTCAGGTATTATATACTCCACTCGCATGCGATTGTTTTTGTTCCTAATTCTACAATAAGGGTTgttttaactcaacaagatgttggcatcaacaatagagcatcttgggtctctaagATACAAGAATTCAATTTAGATATCAAGCCCACTAAACTATTCAAAGGACAAGGCCTCTGTAGATTGATGGCAGAAAATGAGTCCAAAGAGGACGACAGTTTACCTTTAACCCTATTCGTTGATCATCAAGATTCTTCGTTCACTAATGTGGCATATTATCTTACGTATGGGGACTGTCCTAATCATATTTCTCCAAGGGAAAAAAGGAATTTGAGGTTGAAAGCTGCAAAATATGTTATCTCACATAACATATTATATAAAAAGGGTTTAGATGGCACTTTCCTCCGATGCGTAGATAAACCGCATCAAGAAGCTCTATTGAAAACTTTCCATAATGAAGCATGCGGGGGCCACTTTTCCTCTACGATTACTACATACAAAATCTTGAGAAACTGTTACTATTGGCCAGGGATGTTTTGGGATGCGTACGCCTGGGTGGCAAGGTGTGAGAAATGCAAGTTGTTCACAGGTAAACCCCAGTTGGTCACCTTTCCTTTGAGGCCTGTGGTAATTGAAGAACCTTTTaagcagtggggactagattttattGGTCCTTTGAACCCCATTTCTAGTGTGgggcacactcacatattaacGGCGACAgaatatttcactaagtgggtggaagctatccctgtAAAGAACACTACCTCAGAAATTGTGTGTACATTCCTTAAGGAGAATATCCTCATCAGGTTTGGAGTCCCTCAAAAAATAGTCACAGGTAAtgcatcaaatttttcttcatcagAATTGAGGTTATTTTTCTATGATGATGGAATTGTTTTGGCACATGCTTCTGATTATTATccgcagggtaatggtcaagcagaatcaagtaacaagaacttgatcaatatCATGAGAAAGTTAGTCAGTGAAAATTTTAGGGATTGGCATAAGAAGCTACATGAAGCACTATGGGCAGATCAAACTTCACCAAAACGGGCCataggaatgtcaccatttgaactggtttatggtattgGCGCACAAATCTCTCTTCCTTTAGAATTAGCAGCTTCTAAATTGCAGACGGtaatagaagatgcatttttccaGAGCTCACTTGAAAAATGAATTATGTATTtaaccaaaattgaagaagaaagagtGAAGCTGGTTGACAAGATCACAAAACATCAAATgagggttaaaaagatttttgatcaaaaAGCAAGGCCCAGAAAGTTCATGAAAGGGGACctagtgttattatgggataaaaggagagaaccGAAAGGTGCTCATGGCAAATTTGAGTCGCTGTGGAAGGGACCTTATGTGATTCATGAGTTAAAGGggcccaattcttttaaacttgcttatcaGGATGGTTTTGAACTTCCCCTATCTTATAATGGGCGGGATTTAAAGTTGTATCAATTATAAACATGCATCCCCTATTAGTTTGTACATATATTTTTGTCGTGCTAGTTTAGGTGTGTCTGTTTTTGTTGCAAGTTGGTCCTTAGTCAGTTATGTTGCGAAACTAGAGATCCTATGATTCATTGCTTGGTACCTTACAAATCCTAGTCCCCATGCAGAGCCATTGTTGGGCCCATAtaaattttcattccatatgcgTCCCTATATGAAATAATGCTTGTCTAATTCATCGGTCAAGAACTTGCTTAAATTTTTGCTTATGTCATTCGGTCCTTGTTAGGTTCCactaccttgaacttgaaccttgaacttgaacttgaacctctttggttcaaggttcaaagttcaatgggcatTGTTTCAAATATTTTTCTTCCAGCGCAAATTTAAGCTTTGCTAGTTCTTGTCgacattttgcattctttgaaccttgaacctttttggttcaaggttcaaggttcaaggttcaagatttgtcatgttaatatCATTTTGTGATGGTTCTTCAAGGCTCTGAGTTTTATGTATAGGTTCCTTGAAAGACATGCGACTTGCCACGTGGTGACGGCGCAGACTTTTAGAACATGATAGATGGCCGTCGATGGAAGGGATATTCTTTCTCTAAtaatttgaaatctgtcatttatggAAAGTATGTGTGAGGATCTATTGTGTCAGAGGGGAAGTGACTTAACGGTTAAGGTGTAGCTTAgcacaatcatttcaaagtaaggtcacacaAACAAGGAGTTATGAAGGCAactttagtaatgatgggtaagattttcttgtCTTTAAAATTGAGTAGTTGTCTCATCGGGATTATtattttttggagaatattttgagAAGGATTTTTTGGAGCGGGAAAAATAGGCTACGATAGGGGTTTTCAGAGGGCAGAGGAAGGTATGTTAAACAATTTTCTAAATTGCcgcagtttgttttaaaagatctgggtgttctttagCTGATTGTTTTTGTTTTCACTTTCCTTCTTCACCTGGGATTGCTTCGGGAAAACCACAAACCAAAACATGAGGCCTGttttgcccaaattgatgagctcatctCCCCTCATAAGCTCTTTACTGGAGTTGGGTGATACAACACTGGTTCAACTAGATTTAGATGTCTTTTTGGAGAAAGTAAAGAATTCAACCACAGACCCCATGTTGAGAGATGTGGCTCAGAGCAGATTATTAGAACTCATTGCCTTTCCCACAGCTGCTCCCTGCCCTGAattagtcttagaatgtatgaatcattacgACAAGGGAAATAGGtgcataaggaaaaatgatggttaagtcttgttgtctattgatagacagACGATAATGGCAACCATGGGTATTCCACACCGAGAACCCTATGAAAACTAGACCATTGGTAAATCTTacgggattttctctgagaagaagcagTATTATAGAACTGTGATTGCACAGAATTGGCTCTTAAGATTCCAAAAAGCGGGCTCAAGGCTGCTGAGACCTTTCACTCGTGAACATTTAATTCCaacaatctgagacttggtcatacTACTGAGCAAGGTGAAGGGTAATTCTCATTCtttttattgggaagactggatgtatttcttcattcaggtcactctggatagaagtcggttcattgactggggaactgttattgcggaaaggttacatgaagacctgagtaattatcttggaatgcctaatttttatatgtcatcctatctgttatatatgcttgccCGCGTGAGATGATGGTCGGGGTTGTCTCATGTAAAACGGGTTCAAGGCATgaggatttatgagtatcatcctaatctaACTTTGAAagagcatgttgatgattatctccattggaatgatgtttttgcTAGAAGGCTAACCTTTGAATTACAgggtaatttgcatagaagaatgtctctagaagcagttgagcttgttaacatatatggtagtttctttatatAGTTCAACCATTTCACTTATTTAAGTGTTAgaggatttaagggtgaaccctttagacttccTAGGTACGTTTTAGATTCCTGCATTTTGATCGAAGTATCTAGATAGCTCACTTATGTTgcaaaagattatggtgaggactccgacacaagCATAATTTTTCCCatcgatttaggccattatagttgtaggtctgtttctgatgcattgagtcttgaacttgaatttacaaggtttcatttgaagtcctttgtaaaaagggataactttgatagcgAGGGTTTCATCACTCAGTATGTAAAGAAAGTGGTACCTGGTCAGCATGTTCCTCAGTTGGAATATTACTGGGAGGGTTGTCAAGAGGAATTTGAAGTATGGAGAAAGAGTTGGTCTAGACTAACTTTGaggcaaattcatgacatgaaattgcccatGGATACCTCGGGTGTCACCATcgatgatgaagacatacttgactcagagtttatgaaacaggtccatgatgaacctcttccGGAAGTAGATTGGAGCAAGAATATGGCGGATAGTATTCAGACTCGTACTTTCAGTGTAACCCGAAGGACGGAGAATTGAATTAGGAATTGCTGATTTCATCCGACACGAGAAActagttcaagaagcaaaagtgggaagaggagtaCTGCAAGTAAATTTCTTTTGTGACTAACATTCCCATTTTTGATGCAGGAGAAGCAcaggcaaggattaaagaagagaaacttgacctcGGGATACAACTTTCTATTGCTGGCCAAGTTACCAAATCGAGATCCAAGAAGGGTTTCAAGCCACCAGTTTCTCACCTCATTGTGGATTTGGACCCAGACGAAACACCGAGCAAAATGACAGCCCTTGTTTCTGAAGaagacaaggtttcaattgacatagatGCTATCTTTCAGGACTTAGGAGCACTCGAAATCCAATCCCATATAGACCATGCCACGCCACCACCTTCAGTATGGTATCCACTCATGCCTTCAAAAAAACTGACCCTAGACCCAAAATGGCTAAGTGATTCAATCACTAGGAAAAGGAATGTATTTTCGATTTCAATATCGATGGAGGATGCCGTGAGCaaatgtctgggaaggtctacaaaacccaaaaagttaaaaacaaaggcaatgattgattttgatgaaaacACGAAGCATTGGACCACAAACATTGCTAGACCCGAGCCTAACAAAGATGTTGCTAAGGCTTCAAAAGCTGACTATGCTATTGAACGAATAGATTTGGGCATCGAAACCAGAGTCGTGGATGTGAAGCACTTGGAGACTTCCACCAAGCGAATTATCTCCCGTACCTGGAAGGATGAGAGGGACAAGGTTGAGTTGAAACAAAGTTTGATGCAAATGGCCCAGTATATCCATGCTTTGTAGAAAACCCCCTTGCCATTGTCCCAACATTCAGGTCCATTTAGTCCAAAatcacctagcaatcaaaaattcttggatgaag encodes:
- the LOC131856454 gene encoding uncharacterized protein LOC131856454 — its product is MSEKEAFKWNEAGRKAFKEIKKEIAHAPTLVNPDFNKDFIIYCYASEHTMSGILVQKGEDNEEVLIFFMSIPLKKHELKYSQIEKRAYAVVKAMKQFRASWVSKIQEFNLDIKPTKLFKGQGLCRLMAENESKEDDSLPLTLFVDHQDSSFTNVAYYLTYGDCPNHISPREKRNLRLKAAKYVISHNILYKKGLDGTFLRCVDKPHQEALLKTFHNEACGGHFSSTITTYKILRNCYYWPGMFWDAYAWVARCEKCKLFTGKPQLVTFPLRPVVIEEPFKQWGLDFIGPLNPISSVGHTHILTATEYFTKWVEAIPVKNTTSEIVCTFLKENILIRFGVPQKIVTGNASNFSSSELRLFFYDDGIVLAHASDYYPQGNGQAESSNKNLINIMRKLVSENFRDWHKKLHEALWADQTSPKRAIGMSPFELVYGIGAQISLPLELAASKLQTVHDEPLPEVDWSKNMADSIQTREAQARIKEEKLDLGIQLSIAGQVTKSRSKKGFKPPVSHLIVDLDPDETPSKMTALVSEEDKVSIDIDAIFQDLGALEIQSHIDHATPPPSESIEWCNQIIEQGYNESASLCGELTALRATVQKDLNCVDVQLLKEDSETLEDTTEMINQFGSHIKQIKMEKSLSMEDFTKISKVESMLTVCLDHLDSYRDKVRMVKRKKEL